In Paenibacillus sp. J23TS9, a single genomic region encodes these proteins:
- the abc-f gene encoding ribosomal protection-like ABC-F family protein, producing MMNILKAKNLAKEFKGKTIFEKVDFEIYEGERLALFGVNGAGKTTLLKVLTGQLEPDRGTVERVLPLAQWGMMEQSSESLLSLTTLAAAGFDSGELYEVKQKLNQLEKELADSEASEDSKLLEAYGQALERYEQLDGFQWEIEVEKVLNMLNIRAELWQVPFSELSGGQKTRVRLAALLVKRPAFLLLDEPTNHLDGDSMTWLEEWLNRYEGTVLFVSHDRMFLDHVATGICELTDSGVKKYKGGYSDYKRERERELKEQEALYKKQKQAREALEESIRRYQEWFHNAEKSADKNTETKAATPYYKAKAKKNISRYHAKQKELERLEQNSVQKPKNALTMNMQLGEGGFAARVLLRLEHISFGYEGRQLFKDLNLQLSRGDRLAVRGPNGSGKSTLLRLVLGELEPTEGRVWMHPGVSTGYFSQELEGLREDETLLDSLLRLPEMTETHARTILGCFLFSREDVFKRIGDLSMGEKCRAAFVQLYFSGANLLVLDEPTNYLDISTREVVEEALAAYPGALLVVSHDRMLVRKLANRLLTLAPEKKEPELFEGTVEEEEERLIRHRGGLKEDTEKENRRLALEWEITRLLGVEEPEGSQERILEIRELRKELEGL from the coding sequence ATGATGAATATTTTAAAAGCGAAAAATTTGGCCAAAGAATTTAAAGGTAAAACCATCTTTGAAAAGGTGGATTTTGAAATATATGAAGGTGAAAGACTGGCTCTGTTCGGCGTTAATGGAGCAGGGAAAACTACGCTGTTGAAGGTATTGACCGGGCAGCTTGAGCCGGATCGGGGAACCGTGGAACGTGTTTTGCCGCTGGCGCAGTGGGGGATGATGGAGCAAAGCTCCGAATCCTTACTTTCCTTGACGACGCTTGCGGCGGCTGGCTTCGACAGCGGCGAGCTGTATGAAGTGAAGCAAAAGCTCAACCAGCTGGAAAAAGAGCTGGCGGATTCCGAAGCTTCGGAGGACAGTAAGCTGCTTGAAGCTTATGGTCAAGCGCTCGAGCGCTATGAACAGCTGGATGGCTTCCAGTGGGAAATTGAAGTAGAGAAGGTACTCAACATGCTGAACATCAGGGCGGAATTATGGCAGGTACCCTTTTCCGAACTGAGTGGCGGGCAGAAGACAAGAGTCCGGCTTGCAGCCCTGCTCGTCAAACGTCCAGCGTTCCTGCTGCTTGATGAGCCGACCAACCATCTGGATGGAGACAGTATGACCTGGCTAGAAGAGTGGCTGAACCGCTATGAAGGCACCGTGCTGTTCGTATCGCATGACCGGATGTTTCTGGACCATGTCGCGACGGGAATCTGCGAGCTGACGGATAGCGGGGTAAAGAAATATAAAGGCGGTTATTCGGATTACAAACGGGAAAGGGAACGTGAGCTGAAGGAACAGGAGGCGCTTTACAAGAAGCAAAAGCAGGCGAGGGAAGCACTGGAGGAGTCGATTCGCCGATACCAGGAATGGTTCCACAATGCCGAAAAGTCGGCAGATAAAAATACCGAAACCAAAGCGGCTACTCCTTATTACAAAGCGAAGGCCAAGAAAAACATTTCCAGGTATCATGCCAAGCAAAAAGAATTGGAACGTCTCGAGCAGAATAGCGTGCAGAAGCCGAAAAATGCTCTCACCATGAACATGCAGCTGGGCGAAGGAGGATTCGCTGCCCGCGTACTGCTGCGACTTGAACATATCTCTTTTGGTTATGAGGGAAGGCAGCTGTTCAAGGATTTGAATCTGCAGCTGTCCCGCGGCGACCGGCTTGCGGTGCGAGGACCGAACGGAAGCGGGAAATCAACGCTGTTGAGGCTGGTACTTGGCGAATTGGAGCCGACCGAAGGCAGGGTGTGGATGCATCCTGGCGTAAGCACGGGATATTTTTCACAGGAGCTTGAAGGCTTGAGGGAAGACGAGACGCTGCTGGACAGTTTGCTTCGCCTGCCTGAAATGACGGAGACACATGCGCGTACGATTCTGGGTTGTTTTCTCTTTTCCAGGGAAGATGTGTTTAAAAGGATTGGTGACCTCAGCATGGGTGAAAAATGCCGGGCTGCTTTCGTACAGCTCTATTTCAGCGGTGCAAACCTGCTCGTGCTGGATGAGCCGACGAATTACTTGGACATTTCGACACGTGAGGTAGTGGAGGAAGCGCTAGCCGCATATCCAGGGGCACTTCTCGTTGTGTCGCATGACCGTATGCTCGTCCGCAAGCTGGCCAACCGTCTTTTGACGCTAGCCCCCGAAAAAAAAGAGCCGGAGCTGTTTGAAGGCACGGTGGAGGAAGAGGAGGAACGGCTGATACGGCATCGCGGCGGTTTAAAGGAAGATACGGAGAAGGAGAACCGGAGGCTTGCGCTGGAGTGGGAAATTACGAGGCTGCTTGGCGTAGAAGAACCGGAAGGCAGTCAGGAGCGCATACTGGAAATCCGTGAGCTAAGAAAGGAATTGGAGGGCTTGTAA
- a CDS encoding beta-galactosidase → MINKKLPKMWYGGDYNPEQWGPEEWKEDHRMFKLAGIDVVTINVFSWALNQPGENTYDFAWLDETMDRLHAEGLGVVLATSTAAHPAWMAKRHPDVARVDFYGRKRSFGGRHNSCPNSLTYRKYSGRMASKLAERYQDHPALLLWHVSNEYGGYCYCDHCAAAFRVWLQERYATLEAVNKAWNTRFWGHTFYDWDEIVLPNGLSEEGEGNVSAFQGISLDFRRFMSDSLLDCYKIEANAIREYSKDVLITTNLMGTFPQLNYFDWAKEMDIISWDNYPSLTTPVSETAMVHDLMRGLKDGAPFMLMEQTPSQQNWQAYNSLKRPGVMRLWSYQAVARGADTVMFFQMRRSVGACEKYHGAVIEHAGHENTRVFREVSELGEELMQLGDTLLDARSDAKVAIVYDWENRWAIELSSGPTVELQYANEVHKYYDALFKLGIQVDMVRVEADYSKYDIVIAPVMYMVKSGFAKKAEEFTAAGGTFVTTFFSGIVNENDLVTLGGYPGELRNLLGIWAEEIDALPAGQFNQIVMKEPVGQLEGSYNCELLFDLIHTKSAEVLAEYGSDFYKGMPAVTVNSFGKGKAYYVATSACADFLQPFLAKLCSDQGIQPLVEDVPAGVEAAKRVKEGRSFLFLLNHNAEHTSVNIGEGKLRDLLSGEILQGTANLPGRGVMILEGIE, encoded by the coding sequence TTGATCAATAAAAAACTGCCGAAAATGTGGTACGGGGGAGACTATAATCCGGAGCAATGGGGACCTGAGGAGTGGAAAGAGGATCACCGCATGTTTAAGCTGGCCGGCATCGATGTCGTGACGATCAACGTATTTTCCTGGGCGCTTAATCAGCCCGGCGAGAATACATATGATTTTGCCTGGCTGGATGAAACGATGGACCGGCTGCATGCGGAGGGACTTGGAGTGGTTCTGGCCACCAGTACAGCAGCTCATCCGGCCTGGATGGCCAAGCGCCATCCGGATGTGGCCCGGGTTGATTTTTACGGGCGTAAACGGTCCTTTGGCGGGCGTCATAATTCCTGTCCGAACAGCCTTACTTACCGCAAATATTCCGGCCGGATGGCCAGCAAGCTGGCAGAACGGTATCAAGACCATCCGGCGCTGCTGCTGTGGCATGTTTCGAACGAATACGGCGGATATTGCTACTGCGATCATTGCGCGGCCGCCTTCCGCGTGTGGCTTCAGGAGCGCTATGCCACACTGGAGGCCGTTAACAAGGCGTGGAATACGCGCTTCTGGGGACATACGTTTTACGATTGGGATGAGATCGTTCTTCCAAACGGGCTGAGCGAGGAAGGCGAAGGCAATGTCAGCGCATTTCAAGGGATTTCCCTTGATTTCCGGCGCTTTATGTCAGATAGTTTGCTGGATTGCTACAAAATCGAAGCGAATGCGATCCGCGAGTACAGCAAGGATGTACTGATTACAACCAATCTGATGGGAACATTCCCGCAGCTGAACTATTTTGACTGGGCCAAAGAAATGGACATCATTTCATGGGATAACTATCCTTCGCTTACGACACCTGTCAGTGAAACCGCGATGGTGCATGATTTGATGCGAGGACTTAAGGACGGTGCGCCATTCATGCTGATGGAGCAGACGCCAAGCCAGCAGAACTGGCAGGCCTACAATTCCTTGAAGCGTCCCGGGGTTATGCGTCTCTGGAGTTATCAGGCAGTCGCGCGTGGAGCGGATACGGTGATGTTCTTCCAGATGCGCCGCTCTGTCGGTGCATGCGAGAAGTATCATGGCGCTGTAATCGAGCATGCGGGGCATGAGAACACAAGGGTATTCCGCGAAGTGTCTGAGCTTGGCGAGGAGTTAATGCAGCTTGGCGATACGCTTCTGGATGCACGTTCCGATGCTAAGGTAGCCATCGTGTATGATTGGGAAAACCGCTGGGCCATCGAGCTTTCGAGCGGACCAACCGTCGAGCTGCAGTATGCGAACGAAGTGCATAAATACTATGATGCACTCTTCAAGCTGGGTATTCAGGTAGACATGGTTCGTGTGGAAGCCGATTACAGCAAGTACGATATCGTGATTGCGCCGGTCATGTATATGGTCAAATCAGGCTTTGCCAAAAAAGCAGAAGAATTTACTGCCGCGGGCGGGACATTCGTAACGACCTTCTTCAGCGGTATTGTCAATGAAAACGACCTTGTTACGTTGGGAGGATATCCAGGAGAACTCCGCAATCTGCTTGGCATCTGGGCAGAGGAGATCGATGCACTGCCAGCGGGTCAATTCAACCAAATCGTGATGAAAGAGCCTGTAGGCCAACTGGAGGGCTCCTATAACTGCGAGCTTCTCTTCGACCTTATCCATACGAAAAGCGCCGAGGTGCTGGCTGAATATGGCTCCGATTTTTATAAGGGCATGCCTGCTGTAACGGTCAATTCATTTGGCAAAGGCAAAGCCTACTACGTGGCGACCAGTGCATGTGCAGACTTCCTGCAGCCATTCCTGGCGAAGCTGTGCTCTGACCAAGGGATTCAGCCCCTGGTAGAAGATGTCCCTGCAGGGGTCGAAGCCGCTAAACGGGTAAAAGAGGGACGATCATTCCTGTTCCTGCTGAACCATAACGCCGAGCATACAAGCGTCAATATTGGAGAAGGCAAGCTCCGGGATCTCCTGTCCGGAGAAATACTGCAGGGGACAGCCAATCTTCCTGGCCGGGGAGTAATGATTCTGGAAGGCATTGAATAA
- a CDS encoding glycoside hydrolase N-terminal domain-containing protein yields the protein MNISRKRLWYTKPAEVWEEALPIGSGRIGGMVFGGAGKELIQLNEDTLWSGYPRDTMNYEALRYLAPAKDLVVQGKYAEAETLIEAKMIGRRSESYQPLGDLHIVWNTDGTYQNYRRMLDLEEAVVSVSYETGDVRVIREMLASHADDVLTVHVRAERIDGSGAAVIPDMEVWLSSPHPCHVEGEDAGRLVMTGRSPSHVANNYQGDHPRSVLYEDELGLSFSALLTARNKGGATELREGRLSIRHAESVTLLITAATDFAGYDVMPGEDGIQPLSVCSNIMRKVPAGYEEVRERHVMDYRSLFDRCDLNLFSGKGQESAGELPTDERLNAYRDGAADAELESLLFHYGRYLMIAGSRPGTQALNLQGIWNPHLQPPWNSNYTTNINAEMNYWPAEICSLGECHEPLLDLIRELSISGSRTAAIHYGCRGWAAHHNTDLWRMSTPSDGHAMWAFWPMGGVWLSRHLWERYAFRPDNEFLRETAYPILKGAALFCLDWLVMRPDGKWTTPLSTSPENVFRTADGTPCSTAAGSAMDMALIGELFANCVQASELLDTDKELRDELIARAGHLAHPGIGPDGRLREWSEDFAEHEPGHRHVSHLYGLFPGSSVSMHETPELAEAAVRSLSARLAAGSGHTGWSAAWLINLFARLGDGDSAYRCVRRILTDSSLPNMFGNHPPFQIDGNFGSAAGIAEMLLQSHAGGIHLLPALPDAWMAGEANGLAARGGFTVDIAWEDGRLTYARITSAHGQTFRMLNGTGLIVHRPDGIAISVEAEFATMAGDIFTVTPIHAEETR from the coding sequence ATGAACATTAGCAGAAAAAGGCTTTGGTATACCAAACCTGCTGAAGTATGGGAAGAGGCGTTGCCCATTGGAAGCGGCAGAATAGGAGGAATGGTCTTCGGGGGTGCCGGCAAAGAGCTGATCCAGCTGAATGAGGATACATTGTGGTCCGGTTATCCGAGAGACACGATGAACTACGAAGCTCTCCGTTATCTGGCTCCGGCTAAGGACCTTGTGGTGCAAGGCAAGTATGCAGAGGCCGAAACGCTGATTGAAGCGAAAATGATTGGGCGCCGGAGCGAATCCTATCAGCCACTCGGAGATCTTCATATCGTCTGGAATACAGACGGGACCTATCAAAACTACCGCCGCATGCTGGATCTGGAGGAAGCCGTCGTATCAGTCAGCTATGAAACAGGAGATGTCAGAGTCATCCGTGAAATGCTGGCCAGCCATGCGGATGATGTTCTGACCGTACATGTCCGTGCCGAGAGAATAGACGGAAGCGGAGCTGCAGTGATACCTGACATGGAGGTATGGCTATCGTCACCGCATCCTTGCCATGTGGAAGGCGAAGACGCCGGCAGGCTTGTTATGACAGGACGTTCGCCATCACATGTGGCTAATAACTACCAGGGAGATCATCCACGCTCCGTTCTTTATGAGGATGAGCTGGGGCTCAGTTTTTCGGCCCTCCTAACGGCCCGAAATAAAGGCGGAGCAACGGAATTGAGGGAAGGACGCCTGAGCATTCGTCATGCGGAATCGGTAACGCTGCTTATCACTGCCGCTACCGATTTTGCGGGCTATGATGTCATGCCTGGGGAGGATGGCATTCAGCCATTGTCCGTGTGTTCGAATATTATGCGGAAGGTGCCCGCTGGATATGAGGAAGTGCGGGAGCGCCATGTCATGGACTATCGTTCTTTGTTCGACCGCTGCGATTTGAACCTTTTTTCCGGAAAGGGACAGGAAAGTGCTGGGGAGCTGCCGACGGATGAGAGGCTGAACGCCTATCGGGACGGAGCAGCCGATGCTGAACTGGAAAGCCTGCTTTTCCATTATGGGCGATACCTGATGATTGCCGGCTCGCGTCCGGGAACGCAAGCCCTGAACCTGCAGGGAATTTGGAATCCGCATCTACAGCCGCCATGGAACAGCAATTATACGACCAATATCAATGCCGAGATGAATTATTGGCCTGCTGAAATCTGCAGCCTTGGAGAATGCCATGAGCCCCTGCTGGATCTCATCCGTGAGCTGAGCATCAGCGGCAGTCGTACGGCAGCGATCCACTATGGATGCCGGGGCTGGGCTGCGCATCATAACACAGATTTATGGCGTATGTCTACGCCGTCTGACGGGCATGCGATGTGGGCGTTCTGGCCGATGGGAGGCGTATGGCTTTCTAGGCATCTGTGGGAACGCTACGCATTCCGTCCGGACAATGAATTTTTAAGGGAAACGGCGTATCCCATTCTGAAGGGAGCCGCGCTCTTTTGTCTGGACTGGCTTGTGATGCGTCCGGATGGGAAATGGACAACGCCGCTGTCCACGTCACCGGAAAATGTTTTCCGAACAGCTGACGGAACTCCTTGCAGTACAGCCGCAGGCTCCGCTATGGATATGGCACTGATTGGGGAACTATTTGCAAATTGTGTGCAGGCATCGGAGCTTTTGGATACCGACAAGGAGTTACGAGACGAGTTGATCGCTCGTGCAGGTCATCTTGCTCATCCGGGAATCGGTCCCGATGGACGACTGCGGGAGTGGAGCGAGGACTTCGCTGAGCATGAGCCAGGCCACCGCCATGTCTCTCATTTATACGGTTTGTTCCCTGGCAGTTCCGTGAGTATGCATGAAACACCAGAACTTGCGGAAGCCGCTGTACGCTCACTGTCAGCCAGATTGGCAGCGGGCAGCGGCCATACCGGATGGAGCGCAGCCTGGCTGATCAACCTGTTCGCCCGGCTGGGTGACGGAGACAGCGCCTACCGCTGTGTACGCCGGATCCTGACCGATTCGAGCCTGCCGAATATGTTCGGCAATCATCCGCCTTTTCAAATAGACGGTAATTTTGGCTCAGCGGCAGGCATTGCCGAGATGCTGCTTCAAAGCCATGCGGGCGGAATACATCTGCTGCCAGCTCTGCCTGACGCCTGGATGGCCGGCGAAGCTAACGGACTGGCTGCGCGCGGCGGATTTACCGTTGATATCGCATGGGAAGACGGCAGGCTGACATATGCCCGAATTACGTCTGCACATGGCCAGACATTCCGTATGCTAAACGGGACAGGTCTGATCGTGCATAGGCCTGACGGCATCGCCATATCAGTTGAAGCAGAATTTGCGACAATGGCCGGTGACATATTTACGGTTACACCAATACATGCCGAAGAAACCAGATAA
- the yicI gene encoding alpha-xylosidase, which yields MKFSDGNWLTLPGFEIMSPVQAYDPRAQEKAVSVYASPRDLEPRWAMLDVPLLTVRLSSPMEDVIRVSVHHHKGGAPLKPEFQIHEEEDVPVETGLNEEELWIQSGNLKANIRRGGDWGISFYKDGKRITGSGLKSLGYITREDGQTFMRDQLDLGVGENIYGLGERFTPFVKNGQSLDIWNRDGGTGTEQAYKNIPFYLSSKGYGVFVNNPGLVSFEVGSEKVSKVQFSVEGEKLEYFIISGETLRHVLQNYTALTGKPALPPAWTFGLWLTTSFTTNYDEETVMSFVDGMKERDLPLHVFHFDCFWMKPLHWTDFEWDEAVFPDPRGMLERLKEKGLKICVWINPYISEQSRLFDEGEQRGYFLKNKDGGVWQWDRWQPGMAIVDFTNPEACRWYGDYLRELVDMGVDSFKTDFGERIPTDAAYFDGSDPHRMHNYYTQLYNKVVFEVLEEKLGKGEAALFARSATAGGQQFPVHWGGDCSANYDSMAESLRGGLSLGLSGFGFWSHDIGGFESTAPADVYMRWAAFGLLSSHSRLHGNQSYRVPWLFGEEAVDVMRFFTKLKCRLMPYLFGTAVDASKLGLPAMRAMVLEFPEDHGCHTLDRQYMLGDSLLVAPVFSEDGQVDFYLPSGTWTSFLTGETVQGGGWLSEQHGFMSLPLYVRPGSIIPVGAAEDKPDYDYADGVELHIFAPEEGKEMQVTVPDMKGQPALTVTAVQTSGKLSVKVEGAGARAWKVLLRSSKRAASVDGGIMESTDQGLRVMPNSGVTEMSIQY from the coding sequence ATGAAATTTAGTGATGGCAACTGGTTAACACTGCCCGGCTTCGAGATTATGAGTCCTGTTCAGGCCTATGATCCGCGAGCGCAGGAAAAAGCGGTAAGTGTATATGCTTCGCCGCGTGATTTGGAGCCCCGATGGGCAATGCTCGATGTTCCTTTATTGACGGTCCGCTTATCGTCCCCAATGGAGGACGTTATTCGCGTTTCCGTTCATCATCACAAAGGAGGAGCACCGCTGAAGCCTGAATTTCAGATTCATGAAGAAGAGGACGTTCCGGTAGAAACGGGATTGAATGAGGAAGAACTGTGGATTCAAAGTGGAAATCTGAAAGCAAATATCCGTCGTGGAGGCGATTGGGGTATTTCATTTTATAAAGATGGCAAGCGGATAACAGGCAGTGGATTAAAATCACTGGGCTATATCACACGTGAAGATGGCCAGACTTTTATGCGCGACCAGCTTGATCTTGGTGTAGGTGAAAATATATACGGGCTTGGAGAACGGTTTACGCCTTTCGTTAAAAATGGGCAATCGCTGGATATTTGGAACCGTGATGGCGGGACAGGAACGGAACAGGCCTACAAAAACATTCCATTCTACCTGTCAAGCAAGGGCTACGGCGTGTTCGTGAACAACCCTGGGCTCGTTTCCTTTGAAGTTGGTTCTGAAAAAGTCTCAAAGGTTCAGTTCAGCGTCGAAGGCGAGAAGCTTGAGTACTTTATCATCAGCGGTGAGACGCTGCGTCATGTGCTGCAAAATTATACGGCTTTGACTGGAAAGCCAGCATTGCCTCCGGCCTGGACTTTTGGTCTGTGGCTGACGACATCCTTTACGACGAATTACGATGAAGAGACGGTTATGAGTTTTGTGGATGGCATGAAGGAACGTGATCTTCCGCTGCATGTATTCCATTTTGACTGCTTTTGGATGAAGCCGCTTCACTGGACAGACTTTGAATGGGACGAAGCCGTATTCCCGGATCCACGCGGGATGCTTGAGCGTTTGAAGGAAAAGGGACTGAAAATTTGCGTCTGGATCAACCCGTACATCAGTGAACAGTCAAGATTGTTTGATGAAGGGGAGCAGCGCGGCTATTTCCTGAAAAACAAAGATGGCGGGGTATGGCAGTGGGACCGCTGGCAGCCAGGCATGGCAATCGTCGATTTTACCAATCCGGAGGCCTGCCGCTGGTACGGGGATTACCTGCGTGAGCTTGTGGATATGGGCGTGGATTCCTTCAAGACGGATTTCGGTGAGCGGATTCCGACCGATGCGGCATACTTCGACGGTTCGGATCCGCACCGGATGCACAATTATTATACACAGCTGTACAACAAGGTTGTATTCGAGGTGCTGGAAGAAAAGCTTGGCAAAGGTGAAGCGGCACTGTTCGCCAGATCTGCTACAGCCGGCGGGCAGCAGTTCCCCGTACATTGGGGCGGCGATTGCTCGGCCAACTATGATTCGATGGCGGAAAGTCTCCGCGGTGGCCTGTCCTTAGGCTTATCCGGCTTCGGCTTCTGGAGCCATGACATTGGCGGCTTCGAAAGCACGGCTCCTGCGGATGTGTACATGCGCTGGGCAGCCTTTGGATTGCTATCCAGCCACAGCCGGCTCCATGGGAATCAATCGTACCGTGTGCCATGGCTGTTCGGTGAGGAAGCGGTGGATGTGATGCGCTTTTTCACGAAGCTCAAATGCCGCCTCATGCCTTATTTATTCGGAACAGCTGTAGACGCATCTAAGCTCGGATTGCCGGCGATGCGGGCGATGGTGCTTGAGTTCCCTGAAGACCATGGATGCCATACGCTTGACCGCCAGTATATGCTCGGTGATTCCTTGCTGGTTGCACCGGTCTTCAGCGAAGACGGACAGGTGGACTTCTATCTGCCCTCGGGTACATGGACTTCGTTTCTGACTGGTGAGACCGTACAGGGAGGAGGATGGTTATCTGAGCAGCACGGCTTTATGAGCCTGCCGCTTTATGTGCGTCCAGGAAGCATTATCCCGGTTGGCGCAGCGGAAGACAAGCCTGACTATGACTATGCAGACGGTGTGGAGCTTCACATTTTCGCTCCGGAGGAAGGAAAAGAAATGCAAGTGACTGTTCCTGATATGAAGGGACAGCCAGCATTAACAGTGACTGCAGTGCAAACCAGTGGTAAGCTTTCCGTCAAAGTAGAGGGTGCCGGGGCGAGGGCTTGGAAAGTGCTGCTTCGCAGCAGTAAGCGAGCTGCAAGCGTAGACGGAGGCATTATGGAAAGTACAGATCAGGGACTGCGGGTGATGCCAAATTCCGGGGTCACCGAGATGTCGATACAGTATTGA